The sequence AAGGAGAACATCATCGTGCCCGGCAGTGGCCATTGGCTGCCGCAGGAACGCGCCGATATCGTGAGCGAGGCCCTCATCCGGTTTGCCAGACAGATTTGAAAGGTAGGCGGCAAGACAATACCACGACGGCGTTTATCGCCGTCGTGGCGCGCTATCAGGCAAGAGCGGGTGAAATGACCTCGGCCCCCAACTGATCCGGCACGGTGCAGCGTCGCGAAGCCTCGTCCAGCATCGCGCCAACCGTCTCGAAACCAAAGGCACGCGCCATCTCGGCCGCGGTCTGGCCGTCATGGCCGCGTGGCGCGAGAGACACGCCGGCGTCGATCAGGATGGCAACGGTGTCGGCATGCCCCATCCACACCGCATCGTGCAGCGCCGTATAACCGTTGAACGGCCCATGGATATCCGCGATCTCGGCGAAGCGCGGATGCGCCACTAGCGCCGTTATGACATCGGACCTGCCCATATAGGCCGCTTTGTGCGCCGGGTGGGCGTGCAAGAAGTGGTCGACGAGCGTCATGTCGGCACCCGCTTCCAGAAGCGCACGAGCCGCCTCCGCCAGCCCGTCGCAATGACCGACGCCGCTTAGATTCTCACGAAAAGTCTGGCGGTATCTTTTAAAGGCTTAGGCGCGCCTCTATGTGGCAGCACGAAGATATGCATGATCGCACACGTAAAACGCGTGGGGCCGACGGGCACATCTCGATGAGAAAAGACCGCTCTCGCCTCACGAAACTTAAAGCCGGCCTCAAAGAAACCTCAGGATCCCAGTGAAAACCGTAAGATATCTTATATTGACTGCGGCCGCGATCACGTTATCGGCCTGCACGACGGCCTCCGAGCGTTCCCGGCAGCAGACACTGTCGATCACCGTGCGCAGCGGGGTGAAGACGCTTGTGGCCAAGAACTGGCACATCAACGACGATTGCAGCCAGATCGACTATCCTGCGATGACGATTGCCGAAAAGCCCAAGCATGGCCGCCTCGAAATCGTCCACGAACCGGTCTATCCAAAACTGGACGGCAAGCAGTCGAAATGCGCGACGACCAAGGTGAACGGCGTCGTCGCCTACTATACGCCGAACGCCGGCTATACCGGCCGCGACCGGCTCGTCATTCGCTCTCCTTATGAGGACGGAAAGATCGAAGAGGGCATGTTGAGCGTGACCGTCGTCAAGTAGACGCCAGCCCGAGGCGGGCAACGGAAGCACCTTCCAAAACGAAGTGCCATCGGGCCGGTTCCGCGCTATAATCAGGCGCGGGGTGGAAAGAAGGTGAAGCCAATGAAGAGGCTAGCAATCTTTGCCTTGTCGCTGGCGGCGGTAGCCACGAGTATTCCGCCAGCCATGGCATTTCCCCCAGCCGTTGCGGCGGGGGTACAGGCATCTCAAGTCCAACCGGTTCAATACAGGCACTACGGCGGCGGTTATCACGGCGGCCGCTATTATCACGGGCATCACCACGACGGTGGCGATGACTGGGCGTGGGCGCTCGGCGGACTGGCGACCGGCGCGATTATCGGCGGGCTGCTGGCGCAGCCACGCTACTATGGCCCGGGCTATTATGACGACGGCTATTACGGCCCGACTTACGATACCCCGCGTTACTATGCGCCGCGCTACTACCGCCAAACCTATTATGGAGGCAGCGCGCACACGCGCTGGTGTTATGCCCGCTACCGGTCCTACAGGGCCTATGACGACACTTTCCAGCCCTATTACGGTCCGCGGCAGGTATGCGTCTCCCCATATTATTGAGGTTGTGAAGCCCGGTTGAAACGGGCTTCATGATCGCGTGCAGGGCCAGAGGGGTTGCGCCGAAGGCAGGCCGGCGGCGCCCGCTCTTGCCCGCAGAAGTATCGATCGACCGAAAGCCGGAGGCGGAGCCCTCACTGGACGCAGCCGGTGATCCGAGGGCGGAAATCCCGCCGCGGCAGTCGCCGGGTCGATCCGGCAGGCGGCCTCTCTAATTGTATGAAAGTTTTACTCTTTTGTCGAAGCTGATGAAAGGAAAGTTTTGCATCCCTAATGTACGCAATGGTAGAGTGCATTGTTTGCCCTTCTCGCGTGGACAGAATTATAGCGTTTAGAGCACTTTGAGAGGGCAATACCCCCGGGGACCGTCAGCATGCTGAACCTGCCTCGCTTGCCGCTTCTGGACAACCTTAAGGGGTATCAGGGAAGCTGGCTACGCAACGACATCTCCGCCGGCGTCGCCATTGCCGCGGTCGGACTGCCGAGTGCGATCGCCTATCCGGCCATCGCCGGACTGCCACCCGAGACGGGCCTTTACGCGAGCATCACGCCGCTCGTCGCCTACGCCCTCTTCGGTCCGTCGCGCCAACTGATCGTCGGACCGGACGCGGCGACGATGACGGTGCTGGCGGCGGTGCTGACCACGGTCTTCGCCTCATCCTCCGGCGACGGCGACCGCGTGACTGCCGCCGCCCTGCTTGCGCTCATCGTCGGCATCCTCTGTCTCATTGCCCGCCTCGTTCGTCTCGGCGTGCTCGCGACCTTTCTGTCGCGCCCGATCCTGACGGGCTTTTTTGCCGGCATTTCGCTCTCGATCCTGGTCGGGCAGATCAAGCGCGTCACCGGAGTGCAGATCGAATCCGAGGGGTTGATCAGCCCCATTCTCGAACTTCTGAGGCAAGCCGGCTCCATCCATTGGCCCACCCTGGTGTTTGCCTTGGCGTGTTTTGCGCTCCTTCAGGTCGCCCGGATCTATCGCTCGCCCGTTCCAGGTCCCGTCATCGTCGTCTTCGTTGCCGTGTTGTTATCCTATCTCTTCGATTTCGAAGGGCGCGGCATGACGGTCGTCGGCAACATTCCCGACGGCTTGCCGTCCTTCCTCCTACCCCGTCTCGAGGGTCTGCCGATCGACGCCCTCCTGACAGGGGGTGCCGCGATCTTCCTGGTCAGTTTCGGCTCTGGCGTCATCGCAGCGCGCAGCTTCGCCGCACTCGGCGGCTACCGCGTCGATCCGAACCGCGAACTGAGCGGCTTTGGCGCCGCCAATATCGCGGCGGGCCTGTTCGGGACGTTTCCGGTGACCGCTTCAGATTCACGCACGGCCGTGAACTTCGCCGTTGGCGGACGGTCGCAGATCGCTAGCCTCGTCGCCGCGGCAACCCTGATGGCGGTGCTGCTCTTTCTCGGCAACGTCCTGCGCATCCTGCCGGTCGCGGCACTCGGCGCAATTCTGGCGGCGACCGCGCTCAGCCTGATCGACATCGACGGTCTCCGACGGATCTGGAGCGTCAACCGCATCGAGTTCATCTTCGCACTGATTGCCCTTTGGGGACCGATCGGCCTCGGCGTGCTCAACGGCGTGGTCATCGCCATTGCCGCGACGCTGGTCTACCTCATCCTGCAGACCATGTATCCGCACGACGCCATGCTGGGCCGCATCCCGGGGCGCGACGGTTTCTACAAGCTGCATCGCATGACCGACGCGCGCCCGGTCCCAGGTTTCGGCGCCTGCATGGTGCAGGACAGCCTGCTTTTCTACAACGCCGACTACGTTCGCGAGCGGCTGGAAGCGATCGCCGAGAGCCTGCCCCAGCCTGCCCGCTGGCTGGTGATCGACGCGAGCGCCATCCCGCAAATCGACAGCACCGCCGCGGACATGCTTGGCGAGTTGCAAGACGACCTGACGAGCCGCGGTATCGCGCTTGGCCTTGCCGAGTTGCACACCGATGCGCGCGCCCTGCTCGAGCGGTCCGGAGTCGTCGAGAAGATCGGCCCGGGCATGATCTTCGAGGGGATGGAAGATGCGCTCGACGCCTACGAGGCCAAATACGGGCGGAACGCCGACCAGCCGGCCGCTTCCGTTGAAATCAAGCCAGATGACCATGTCCAAACGGGAGGGAAGAATGGGCAAGCATGACGGCAAGAAGAAGAAGGGCAAAGACAAGAGCGAAGGCGAAATAGCCGCGGACGCAACGTCCTCGGAAGAATCGTCGTCCGAGGCATATGCCAAGGAGCTCGCCCGGCTGCAGCAGGAAACCGCCCATCTGCAGGCCTGGGTGAAGAAAACCGGCGCGCGCATCGTGATCGTCTTCGAGGGCCGCGATGCGGCCGGCAAGGGCGGCGTGATCAAGCGGCTGACCGAGCGTGTCAGCCCCCGCGTCTTCCGCGTTACCGCGCTGCCTGCGCCGACCGACCGCGAGAAGTCGCAGATCTACATGCAGCGCTATATCCAGCACCTGCCGGCCGCCGGCGAAATCGTGATCTTCGACCGCTCCTGGTACAACCGTCCCGGCGTCGAACGCGTCATGGGCTTCTGCTCGGACGACAGCGCCCGGCGCTTCCTCGAGCTCGCGCCACGTTTCGAAGCGGCCATGGTCGAAAGCGGCATCATCCTGCTCAAATACTTCCTCGACGTTAGCGAGAAGGAACAGGAAAAGCGCTTCCGGCAGCGCATTGCCGATCCGCTGCGCCAATGGAAACTCAGCCCGATGGACGTTGAATCCTATCGCCGCTGGTGGGACTATACTCGTGCCTACAACGAGATGATCCGCATGACGGACACCGAATTTGCGCCCTGGTGGATCGTGCCGTCGGATGACAAGAAGCGAGCCCGCATCAATTGCATCTCGCACATTCTCTCGTCCATTCCATATGAGCGCGTCAAATTCACCGAGCCCGACCTCGGCAAGCGCCAGAAGCGGCCGGATGTTTTTGCGGAGGACGATCATGTGCGCAGGAATGTGCCAGACGTTTTCTAGCTCGGCAAAGCCCGCAACTGGAAGTGCGGGCGCTCAGCTGTCGATCGGCCGCCCGGGGCGGGGAGCGCGCTGTTGCTCGATCCGCGTCCCGGTTGGCTGGCCTCAGGCTTTATCGGGAGCCCAGTTCAGAAAGAACCCGACGTCACCGGGTACCCCGCCCGGGAAGTTGATGATCATCGCCTTCAACTTATAGCCACTTGGCTTGCCGAAGCTCTGGTAGCGGTCAAAGAACTCCTTTGCTTTTCCCTGCAGTGTGTTCGGCCAATCTCGGTCGCCACTGTTGATCGCGCGGCCGCTGTCGGTGCAAAGCTCGGACGGGAAGCTGTAGACCATCGCTTCGAACTTGCCGGCCTTCACGGCGTTCGCGACCAGCCGGCGGACGATGGCGATTTCCTCTTCCGTTACCTGTTTCTTGAGAAAATCCGCTGCAAAGTCAGCGTGCTTTTGCTCTTCGATGGCCTTCAGCCGCCGCTCCTTGTCCATCTCGTCCATTTCACGCTGGAGCATCTGCATTCTAAGGTCCTGTGCACTCGGAGGTGCGCCTGCATTCTTGTTGTCAGACATCACATCGATCCACTTCAAGCTATTGGGCGCTCTGTGACCAGGCGGTACACGCTTTCCGCACATCGCATGACCAGGAACGTCCCGCAGTTACACCTAAGGGAACCCGAACGGAGTGCAGTTCGGGGACGAAACATTTTTGAATGCGAGCCGCTGTTTCTCCGATGACCCTCTATTTATTGGTCTTTTCACAGCAAACCGAGGGAGCCCCGCTGGCTCTCCCGACACAAGGCTATCCTAAAATACTACGACCGCAAGAGGACAGTGACAACTCAACAGGGGCGACAATATCAGTCGAAAATCCGCGCGCGTCCAAGCCGACTGAAAAGTTCGCGCCGCAGATATGTGGCGCATCCTAGAGTGCGGAACGCCCCGTTGCCCCGCCATATGTTTCCAGCGAGCCGGAGTGGGCCGACAGGCCAAAGATGGCCTCCATTCGCGGGTCGTTCTCGCCGATACGCTCATCGATCCATGACCTTGCCCATTGATAGGCTTCGGCGAACAGTTCGGAGTGCCGGCTCCAATCCATAAAGCTGATCGCGGCCGAAACCCGTGGGGAAATCAGGATGTCCCTTTCGCCAAGCGCAATCTCCTGCGGCCGGTGCGCCAGCATGCTTGCGGCAATGACCTGGATCAGGTTGGGGATCTTCGGCAAGCCCGAGCGGCCGAAGGGGTTCAGCAGCCGGACGGTCAGTTCGGATGCGCCGGGTATGCTGTCATAGTCGATGTGCTGTTTTCCAGGACCGCCCCCGCCCAGGCTTACGACGACGTTGGGGCCCGTCTTCAATTCCTTCATCTGCTCCAGCGGCAGATTGTTCATGATCGCCCCGTCGACGAGCATGTCTCCGTCGGCCGTGAAGAAGGGCGGCAGGATGCCTGGGATCGAGCCCGACGCTCTGACGGCCTGCCACAGCTTTCCGCGCCGATGGACATGCGCTTGCCCGGTACTGAGATTGGTCGACAGCGCGAAAAAGGGCAGCCAGAGATCCTCGATGAGTACGTCGCCATATTCCGCCTGCAGCGTGCGGTCGAGCATCTTGTGATCCAGCAGCGCATATTGCGGCACGGTCAGTCGACGAAACGCGCGACTGCGGACAAAGATCTCGTGCGTCCCACGATTGATCTCGTCGGCGTTCATGCCGCGAGCAAAGCCCGCCATCATCGCCGCTCCCGAACTGGTGCCTCCCAGATAATCGAAGGACGCGCCGGCCTCGACGAAAGCCTTGTGAACGCCAAGATGCGCGCATCCGAGCGAGCCTCCGCCGGCGGCGACAAAGCCCCTGGCCTCCCCGGAAATGAAGCGGACCAGGCGCTGAACATCCTCTCCGTCTTCCAGCGCCACATGGTGATGCTGCCGGATGCCGGGGCGCTCGTTCAGCCAGGCGCTGGTGCCGGTGACCGTTGCGGCGCGCTTGTCGTGAACCAGAACCAGCCGCACGCTCGATGGCGAATGCACCGACAGTACGAGTTGCTCCGACGGGTTGCGTTTTTCAGAGCCGGACGCCTCACCGACCAACAGGACGCCATCGGCTTGGCGGATGCAGACCCGTGTCCAGTCGCTCGGCTCTTCGTCGGCGATGTAGACGATGCCTCCGACCTTGGCCTCCAATTGGTTGAGCCAGTCCAGCACCGGCTGATCATCGACCGGAATGCCGGGAAAGCGATCCTCGATGTCGGCCCTCGCCAGGAAGGCGGTGCGCGTGGACCCGGCGAAAGCATTGCGCAACAGGTCGATAAAGCGAGGAGAAACCCGGCTGCTTCCGGCCGCAACAATTGCGAGCGTCCTTATCCGGCAGGCACCCTTGGCATGCGGCGAAACCGGCGCTTGCTTGGCGAACCGTCGCGCCAGAAACGTGGTGACCGACTGGCGCAAGCTCGGCAGGGCGCGCGCCGCTTTTTCGAACTGGTGGTCGCAGATCGAAAGGACAATGGAATCGCGCGCCGCAACGACCGTGGCCATGCGCGGCAGGCCGGCGAAGAAGCCGACCTCGCCAACGAGTTCGCCCTGCCCTATTTCGGCAACAGGTTCGGAGACGTCATCCCGGTGCACGGTGAAGCGGCCGGAGAGGACCACGAAAAACCGGTCCGACGGCTCGCCCTGGCGGACCAGAACCTCACCGCGTCGCACGATGCCGCGATCGGAATTGGCTGCCAAGGCTTCCAGTGCGGCCAGCGACGTCTGGTCGAACATCAGGGTCTCCGACAACAACTTGGCAGCAAGGGAACCGGTGGCGTCCATCGAACCTTCCTTGGAAACAGGCCGCTTCCGAGCTTAGCCGTTTCGATCGGGATTCCCGAACAGATTTCCTCCCCACGCGAGATTGCGCGCCCGGCGTTCACCGGACCAGGAATGGACGGCATCGCTCCTCAAGACACGATAGCGACGCGAGGCCGCGGACGCCAGCCGGATGCAACCTTTCTGTGCGGAACGGCGTTGCGTCACCGTTTTGGACGTGTCCATATCGAACCTTCATTTCAGCGCCCAACATGAATGCGACGACTACATGATACCTTCGATCCCGCTGCCGTTTGTCGTCGCGCTTCTGCTGACCATTCTGCTCATGCGTGCGCTCTTCCAACGTGGCCGAATTCTTCGGCCAGCCACGGTGTTCATCGCCGCATGCATCTTTCTGGTCGTAACGGTCGGCTTGCGCTGGACTGCGGATCTGCAATGGGTGCGGTTCCTTCAGCCCGTGGTCGCGGCTCTGCTTCCACCCATTGCATGGTTCTGTTTTTCAGAACTCAGAGGCTCCCATCGACAACGATACTGGCCCCACCTTCTCGCCCCCGCTGCGATATTGATCCTTTCGGCACTGTGGCAGTATTGGCAGTCTCCGATCGACCTGATCCTTGCCCTCCTCTACTTCACCTAGGCGGCGTTGCTTGCTCACCAGTCGTATGCGTCCGAAGGCAACTTCGAAAACGCCCGGCTGGCGGAGGCCCGCGGTGCTCGCAGCGCCGCGTTTGCCGTTGCCGGTCTGTTGCTGACATCAGGGATAATCGATCTGGTGATAGCTGCAGACTTCGAGTTCTATCGCGGAAGCCACGCCGCCCCGATCGTTAGTGCGGCTCACATGTTGACGCTCCCGCTTGTCGCCTTCGCGATCGCCGTCATGGGCCGGAGCGTGCCTGACAACGACGTCTGCCTTCCGTATGAAGCAAGCAAGATGCCAGCTCTCGCAATCGAAGCCGTACCGACAGACGACCACCGCCGCATCCTCGAAGCACTCGACACGGCAATGAGTGAAAGAAGGCTGTTTCGTGACCCGGATCTGACCCTGCGACGGTTGTCACGCAAATTGGCGATACCCGCCCGGCAAATCTCCGTTGCCATTAACCGGACCTCGTCGCGAAACGTGTCGCAGGTCGTCAACGAGTACCGTGTTCGAGAAGCCATGCGTCTGTTGAACGAAACCGACCTGTCGATCACGGCAGCGATGATGGAGTCGGGCTTCCAGACGAAGTCCAACTTCAACCGCGAGTTCCTGCGCGTGGCCGGCATGACGCCGCGTGAATACCGCCAGGAGAATTCCGCTTTAGGGTCAGTCGGAGGCCTCACGGGCCGGCCGGAAGGGCCTCGGCCAGAAAACCGATGACGAGAAAAGCGAGTTCCCGATGGATCTCGTCGCGTCCACGAACCCCGCCATCCTTGCAGACGATGCCGTCCCCCGGCGTCTGCGCCTCGATCAACGCCGCAGCGCCCGGTTTGCAAGGCTGCATGAAGCTGAAATGCATCGCATCGGGAATTTCGACATAGGTGGACGCATTTTTCGGCAAGCGCTCGGCGAGATAACCGGATTCGAGCCTGGCCGGCATGTCACCGATATCGGTGCCGGCGGCAATGACCAGTGATGGAAGACGAACCCGCACCAGGCTGTCGGGATCAAAACCCCGCGCCAGCCCCAGATCGAGCGACACGAAGGCATCGAGCCGAGGGTCCCTCAGGTCTTTTTCGAGTTCGGGCTGATCGAGGCCAAGCTCTGCGCTGAGGCCGCAGGCGCGCGGACTGGCATTTGTCTCACAGTCACGCCTGAAGCGGTCCCCGTCGAATGCCGCCCCGGCCAGTGCACTCACGGTCCATCCCCCGAGCGAATGGCCAATGGCTGCAATCCGGCTTTCATCGATGTCCCCGGCAAGCGCCGGATCGGCAATCAGGGCATCGATGACCCGGCTGAGGTCGCGTGGGCGCTCCCACAACTCCGCCGCCTGCTTCGCGGTCCTGTCGAACGTGGTCGTGCCCGGGTGATCCGGGGCAGCGACGACATAGCCTTGCTCGACCAGCCTGCCCGCCAGCCAATTCAGATTGCGCCAGCTGCCGCCGTAACCGTGGGAGAGCACGACCAACGGGCGCGCTCCCTTGGTGGTCGCCGCATTTCTGATAGCCTGGATACCCTCGAGGGCCCGGTTGTCGCCAACGGTAGAGGCCGCCGCGCGGTCTTGAGTGGAATACCAGAGCGCGACGTGGAGTGGTCGAGCGCTGTCCTTGAAAATGTCGGCCTCCCGAAAGCCGACCGCGTCTTTGGCGTGACCGAGCACTGCGGAACCAAGCCACAGGATGCCAACGAAAACGAATGGTTTGAACATGAGAAGCCCTTCGGTTGAAAACCTGGCCTCCATCCCGCGAAAACGGCCAACCGGCGACCTCGAACGCGATCGAGGACGAAAGCGGCTGGCGGCAGCATCGAAAATTGTGCGAAAGCACGCGTGTGGTGGGTCAGCGGACCTATCGCTTCGGACGTCTCTTGTCGGACGCAGCAGTTCCTTCGCCCTCCGGTTCCACGTCGGGCATTTCGTGCCGCATGGCCTTGCCCTCGAAATGGCCGATGATGGTAAGAACGGCGAAGGCGGAGCCGACCGCAAGGCCGGCGACGATCCAATGGCCGAAGCCGACGGAGATGCCGATCGCGCCTGCGAGCCAGAGGCTCGCGCCGGTCGTCAGGCCTTGGACCTCGCCGCGAGACAGGACGATGGTTCCGGCTGCAAGGAAGGCGACGCCTGCGGTTACCGCCTCCACCACGCGCAGCGGGTCGATGCGGACGCGTTCGTCGAAGAAGCCGCCAAGGCGGACGCTTTCGATCGAGATGATGCCAAAGGTGCAGGCTGCGAGGCAGACGAGCATATGGGTCTTCAGGCCGGCCGGCCGTGCCTTGACCTCGCGCTCGAAGCCAATGACCGCGCCCATCAGCAGCGCTCCGAGGATGCGCGCAAAAATGACCGTATAGGGGATCTGCGACGGTGGGAACAATTCGGCGGTGATCTGATCCATGCGGAACCAACGCGAATGCTTCGCATTGGTTCCGCATGATGGCGCCCGCGCCTCACCCAGTGCGCAGACGCGAGGAGCGGCCTGTCCCCACCCCGCTCCGAAGCGCTAGAAGTCGCTTAGTTGCCCAGCGCCGCGAGGGCCGCGTCCAGGCGTTCCTGGGCCTTCTTCGGGTTCTTCGCTCCCTTGACCGCTTCCAGGTTGGCCGGCGCATCGCCGACCTGGACGACGCCTACCATGCCCATGCCGTAGTGCGGCGTGCACTTGACGCCGTAGACGCCGGGTGCGGTGAAAGTCACCTTGTAGTTTTCATTGATCTTGCTTTTGAAGGCCTCGGCGCCATCGGGGATCATGCCCTTGATGGTTTCGACGTTATGTCCCTTGTCGGTCGGAATGAAGGTGACCGTGTCGCCGGGCGCAACCTTCAGCGACGCCGGCTCGAAAACCATCGCGCCGTCCTTGCCCTTGTTCAGCATGTGCACTTCGAAGTCCGCGGCGGCTGCCGGCGCGGCGACCAGCATTGCCGCGATCGCGATACCAAATCCGCTCTTGATTGCATTCAACATCGTCTTCTCCATTTGAGCGACCAGCCCGTGTTCGGGTTGTTCGAGAGGAGGATTAAGCCTGAGACGCCCCCTCCACTTTGATGCGCGTCAAATTCGCGTCGCTTTTTTATCGGCGTTGACAATACATAGGATTCCTATATTAGTCGCCTCATGAGCAAGGAACCTGATACGACACCGGCCCTGGTCGACCGCATCGGCGACGGGCTATCCCGCGTGGCGACGGCCATGCGCACGGAGGCCTGGTCGAGCGCGGACGCGATCGGCCTCAATCCCACGCAATTGCAGATCCTGACCTTCCTCGTCGCCCGTGGTCGCAGTGGAATGCGGGTGAAACAGATTGCCGGTTATCTCGGCGTCAGCCAGCCGACGACGACGGACTCCATCAACGCACTGCTGCGCAAGGGGCTGGTGGAAAAGCGCGCAGATCCGAGCGACGCACGCGCGCTTTCGGTTGCCACCACGCCGGCCGGCGAGGACGCGGTACTACAGGCGGGCCGGCTCGCCTCCGCAACGGAGGATGCCATCGCTTCGCTTTCGAGGCTGGAGCAGCAGGACCTGCTCATGCATCTCGTCAAGATCATCCGCGGCCTGCAGACGGCCGGCGCCATTCCGGAACAGCGCATGTGTGTCAACTGTCGATACTTCCGGCCGCATGTCTACGACGATCCGAAAGCGCCGCATCACTGCGCATTCGTCGATGCTGCGTTCGGACCGGCGGAACTGCGCGTCGATTGCGGCGAATACGAAACGGCAGAACCCGAGGCGCAACGGGCCGCCTGGCGCCTCTTCAATCGCGAGACGGTCTGATCATGCGAAACGATCCAGCCGCCGGCGCCAAAGCCGGCGGTCCTGAAGGCGTCACCGAGCATCCCCGGCGCCTTTTCAACAAGCTTCACCATCGGAATTCGCGAGCGCTGTTTCCTGCGTCGCAAGCGGACAGACGATGATGTCGGCGCCGGTCCGACGACTGCCATCGGCGGACCGGCAATTTTCTCCCTCCAGCAAACAGAAAGAGAAAACCATGAGCAGAATTAATCTAGTCGACCCCGTTTCGGCAACCGGTGCCAGCGCCGAACTGCTTGGCGAAATCCGCTCCGCCTTCGGGGTCGCACCCAACATGTTCCGCGCCGTCGCCAATTCGCCGGCGGCCCTTGCCAGCATGTGGGGCTCCTTCGGAGCACTCGGCAACGGTCGCCTCGGCGCCAAGCTCGGCGAGCAGATCGCCGTTGCCGTCGCGGATCGCAACGATTGCCACTATTGCCTGGCGGCCCACACGGCTCTTGGCCGCAAGGCGGGCGCCACTGCCGAGGAGATGACGGCTGCGCAACGCGGCAAGTCTGCCGATCCGAAGACGGCAGCGGCCCTCGCCTTCGCACAGAAGCTCGTCGATGCGCGCGGGCAGGTATCCGACGCGGATGTGCGCTCCCTGCGCGAGGCCGGCTACGATGACGAAGACGTGGTCGAGATCGTCGCCCATGTCGCGCTCAATCTGTTCACCAACTACATCAACGTCGCACTTGCCGTTCCCGTCGATTTCCCCGGCGTGAAGCTCGTCCGCGAAGCCGCCTGACCCGCACACACTGCAGTGGCCGGGCGGCGAGCCTTCGCCCGGCCCTCTCGGAGATGAGAACAATGAACAGCAATCGCAGGATCACGGCTCCGGAACTCGCCGTTTCGACCTGGTTCAACACACAGGAACGTCCAAGCCTTGCGCAGCTTCGTGGCCGGGTCGTTTTCCTTCATGCGTTTCAGATGCTGTGCCCGGCTTGCGTTTCGCATGGACTGCCGCAGACGCAGCGCGTCCAGAGCATTTTTCGGGACACCGATCTTCAGGTCCTCGGCCTGCATTCGGTATTCGAGCATCACGCGGTCATGACACCGGAAGCGCTGAGGGCCTTGATTCATGAATATCGCCTGACCTTCCCGATCGCCATCGACCAGCCTTCCGACCAGGGAGCGATACCGAAAACGATGGAACTCTACGGCATGCGCGGCACGCCGACGGCCATCATCATCGGACGCGACGGTTACATCGAACACCATCGTTTCGGCATCGAAGACGACATGGCCATCGGCGCGCGTCTTGCCACACTCCTTTCCGCGCCGATCCCCGACTTTGCCACGGCGGCCGCCACCTCCGCCGGCTGCACCAGCGAAGGCTGCGTCCCCGACGCGCGTGCCGGCTAGAACCTCTGAGCATGGAGAACAGACGATGACGACCAGAAAGGCGCTCGCCCTCAGGCATCTGCATTTCGAAGATCTCGGCAGCTTTGCCGGACCGCTGCGAGCGGCGGGTTTTGAAATCGAGTATCGCGATGTCGGCGACGAAAACTACCTCTCTTTCGATCCCTTGGAGCCCGATCTCGTCATCGTGCTCGGCGGCCCGATCGGCGTCTATGAAGACGAGGCCTACCCCGTCATCGCCGGGGAAATCGCCATGCTTCAGGCACGTCTTGCCGGCGACCGGCCGACGCTCGGCATCTGCCTCGGCGCCCAGCTGATCGCCCGTGCGCTCGGTGCCCGCGTCTACCCGTCCGGCCTGAAGGAGATCGGATTTTCGCCCTTGAGCCTGACCGCCGCAGGCCAGGCCTCCTCCCTCCGCCATCTGGCCGACGTCTCCGTCCTGCATTGGCACGGCGATACCTACGACCTGCCCGCCGGCACGGCACTTCTGGCTTCGACACCGCTGATCGCGCAACAAGGCTTTGCGCGCGGCAAGACCGTGCTCGCCCTCCAGTTTCACCCGGAGGCGCAAGCCGGCGCGGCGTTCGAACGCTGGCTCGTCGGTCACGCCTGCGAGCTGGCGGCGGCCGGGCTCAGCG comes from Ensifer sp. PDNC004 and encodes:
- a CDS encoding patatin-like phospholipase family protein, with amino-acid sequence MDATGSLAAKLLSETLMFDQTSLAALEALAANSDRGIVRRGEVLVRQGEPSDRFFVVLSGRFTVHRDDVSEPVAEIGQGELVGEVGFFAGLPRMATVVAARDSIVLSICDHQFEKAARALPSLRQSVTTFLARRFAKQAPVSPHAKGACRIRTLAIVAAGSSRVSPRFIDLLRNAFAGSTRTAFLARADIEDRFPGIPVDDQPVLDWLNQLEAKVGGIVYIADEEPSDWTRVCIRQADGVLLVGEASGSEKRNPSEQLVLSVHSPSSVRLVLVHDKRAATVTGTSAWLNERPGIRQHHHVALEDGEDVQRLVRFISGEARGFVAAGGGSLGCAHLGVHKAFVEAGASFDYLGGTSSGAAMMAGFARGMNADEINRGTHEIFVRSRAFRRLTVPQYALLDHKMLDRTLQAEYGDVLIEDLWLPFFALSTNLSTGQAHVHRRGKLWQAVRASGSIPGILPPFFTADGDMLVDGAIMNNLPLEQMKELKTGPNVVVSLGGGGPGKQHIDYDSIPGASELTVRLLNPFGRSGLPKIPNLIQVIAASMLAHRPQEIALGERDILISPRVSAAISFMDWSRHSELFAEAYQWARSWIDERIGENDPRMEAIFGLSAHSGSLETYGGATGRSAL
- a CDS encoding AraC family transcriptional regulator, which codes for MLAHQSYASEGNFENARLAEARGARSAAFAVAGLLLTSGIIDLVIAADFEFYRGSHAAPIVSAAHMLTLPLVAFAIAVMGRSVPDNDVCLPYEASKMPALAIEAVPTDDHRRILEALDTAMSERRLFRDPDLTLRRLSRKLAIPARQISVAINRTSSRNVSQVVNEYRVREAMRLLNETDLSITAAMMESGFQTKSNFNREFLRVAGMTPREYRQENSALGSVGGLTGRPEGPRPENR
- a CDS encoding alpha/beta fold hydrolase; translation: MFKPFVFVGILWLGSAVLGHAKDAVGFREADIFKDSARPLHVALWYSTQDRAAASTVGDNRALEGIQAIRNAATTKGARPLVVLSHGYGGSWRNLNWLAGRLVEQGYVVAAPDHPGTTTFDRTAKQAAELWERPRDLSRVIDALIADPALAGDIDESRIAAIGHSLGGWTVSALAGAAFDGDRFRRDCETNASPRACGLSAELGLDQPELEKDLRDPRLDAFVSLDLGLARGFDPDSLVRVRLPSLVIAAGTDIGDMPARLESGYLAERLPKNASTYVEIPDAMHFSFMQPCKPGAAALIEAQTPGDGIVCKDGGVRGRDEIHRELAFLVIGFLAEALPAGP
- a CDS encoding MgtC/SapB family protein → MDQITAELFPPSQIPYTVIFARILGALLMGAVIGFEREVKARPAGLKTHMLVCLAACTFGIISIESVRLGGFFDERVRIDPLRVVEAVTAGVAFLAAGTIVLSRGEVQGLTTGASLWLAGAIGISVGFGHWIVAGLAVGSAFAVLTIIGHFEGKAMRHEMPDVEPEGEGTAASDKRRPKR
- a CDS encoding pseudoazurin, translating into MLNAIKSGFGIAIAAMLVAAPAAAADFEVHMLNKGKDGAMVFEPASLKVAPGDTVTFIPTDKGHNVETIKGMIPDGAEAFKSKINENYKVTFTAPGVYGVKCTPHYGMGMVGVVQVGDAPANLEAVKGAKNPKKAQERLDAALAALGN
- a CDS encoding MarR family winged helix-turn-helix transcriptional regulator, which codes for MSKEPDTTPALVDRIGDGLSRVATAMRTEAWSSADAIGLNPTQLQILTFLVARGRSGMRVKQIAGYLGVSQPTTTDSINALLRKGLVEKRADPSDARALSVATTPAGEDAVLQAGRLASATEDAIASLSRLEQQDLLMHLVKIIRGLQTAGAIPEQRMCVNCRYFRPHVYDDPKAPHHCAFVDAAFGPAELRVDCGEYETAEPEAQRAAWRLFNRETV